The window AGGCAAGCTCAAGCCTAATGTCCCAAGTCATTGATTGTGAACGAGCTCAGCGCAATACCCGTAAGCACCGACTATCTGCACATCGTCAAGATGCTGATGGACAAGTGTGGCGTGAGGCCGCACATCTACGAGAACGCCGGCGCCTGGGCCGACGACTCCAGCGCGCAGCACAAGGACCTTACCGCGCGGATGATCAAGCGCGAGGGCATGCCCACCCCGGCGCAAGACGCGACCGAAGAGCACTGCATGCTGCTGGTCGGTCCGCTGCACGAGATCCTCTCCCAGAAGCTGCCCGAGTTCGTCAACCAGGTGCACCCCGGCCTGCCGGTCGTGGCGGCCTGCGACTCGCCGCGGCTGGCGGACGTGGTCTCGGCGATCCGCCAGGGCGCCCGCGACGTGATCGACCTCTCGTCGACGGACGCGGACGCCTGCTCCGCCATCCGCGAGGCGCTCGAGTACGGCCGCGAGACCGAGGGTCAGCGGCTCCGCACGATGGAGCTCCGCCAGCGCCTCAAGACCATCACCCTTGGCGAACGCCAGGTGCTCGACTGCATGCTCGAGGGCCTCGCCAACAAAGAGACCGCCAAGACGCTCAGCATCGGGCTCCGCACGGTCGAGCTGCGCCGCGCCAAGATCATGACCAAGATGGGCGCCAAGGGCGTCGCGGAGCTGATCAAGCTCTTCTGCGAGGCCCGCGCCCCCGGCGTCGACACCCGGGCGGTCCGATAGCGGCGACCGCCGCCGCTGTGCAAAGTTCTGCAGAGCGTTCGTCGGGCAATTAGACTGCGGCTAGCCCCAGCGCGGCGTGCGCCGGGATCCGCGTCCCTCTGCCGCTCCGACGATGCCCGCGACTGACGACCAGCAGCTCCTCGCCGAGCTCCGCCTGACGATGGTGCGCGGCGTCGGCCCGCGTCTACGGCAGAACCTGCAGGCCGCCTTCGGCGGGGCCGAGCAGATCCTCGCCCGCGGAGCCGACGAGCTCACCCGCGTCGACGGCGTGGGCCGGACACTGGCCGACCGGATCGCGTCAGCGACCGACGCCATCGACGCCCAGGCCGAGCTCGACCGCGCCGCGCGCCACGGCGTGCAGATTGTCCTCCGCCACGGCGACAACTACCCCCGCGCCCTCCGCGAGATCCCCGACCCGCCGCCGCTGCTATTCGTGCGGGGCG is drawn from Posidoniimonas polymericola and contains these coding sequences:
- a CDS encoding response regulator transcription factor, whose amino-acid sequence is MNELSAIPVSTDYLHIVKMLMDKCGVRPHIYENAGAWADDSSAQHKDLTARMIKREGMPTPAQDATEEHCMLLVGPLHEILSQKLPEFVNQVHPGLPVVAACDSPRLADVVSAIRQGARDVIDLSSTDADACSAIREALEYGRETEGQRLRTMELRQRLKTITLGERQVLDCMLEGLANKETAKTLSIGLRTVELRRAKIMTKMGAKGVAELIKLFCEARAPGVDTRAVR